The following proteins are co-located in the Rippkaea orientalis PCC 8801 genome:
- a CDS encoding glycosyltransferase, whose amino-acid sequence MKVAYLINQYPKISHSFIRREILALEELGLPITRFSIRSCAEPLIDEADQQELAKTNIILDAGILGLLISLLKVAITRPQRWIEAFILTLKLGWKSDRGILLYCAYLAEACVLIDHFSELQISHFHAHFGTNSTMVVLLNHILGGASYSFTLHGPKEFEKVEAIALPEKIKQAEFVVGISSYGRSQLCRWCDYTKWDKIKVIHCGLDQSFFSLPRQPIPQENTLVCVGRLCEQKGQLLLIEAASKLVAQGFKFKLILVGDGPLREPIEQAIARWQLKETVEITGWATQAEVQQHILASKAMVLPSFAEGLPVVLMESLALGRPVISTYVAGIPELVIPGKSGWLVPAGSVNPLVDAMKKVLETPISQLEDMGKTGANYVKEHHNVLTEAQKLMLLFQEAKHSNKSPV is encoded by the coding sequence ATGAAAGTTGCTTACTTAATTAACCAATATCCTAAAATTAGTCATAGTTTTATTCGACGAGAAATTCTCGCTTTAGAAGAGTTAGGGTTGCCGATTACGCGATTTTCTATTCGTTCGTGTGCAGAACCCCTAATTGATGAAGCGGATCAACAAGAATTAGCCAAAACCAACATTATTTTAGATGCGGGAATCTTGGGGTTATTAATCAGTCTGCTGAAAGTGGCTATCACTAGACCTCAACGTTGGATAGAGGCTTTTATATTAACCTTGAAATTGGGTTGGAAGTCTGATAGAGGAATTTTGTTATACTGTGCTTATTTGGCGGAAGCTTGTGTTTTAATTGACCATTTTTCTGAACTACAGATATCTCATTTTCATGCTCATTTTGGGACTAATTCTACCATGGTGGTTTTACTCAATCATATTTTAGGAGGGGCTTCTTATAGTTTTACTTTACATGGTCCTAAAGAATTTGAAAAAGTAGAAGCGATCGCTTTACCAGAAAAAATTAAACAAGCTGAGTTTGTTGTGGGGATTAGTTCCTATGGTCGCAGTCAACTTTGTCGCTGGTGTGACTATACTAAATGGGACAAAATCAAGGTTATTCATTGTGGTCTTGATCAGTCTTTTTTTTCCTTGCCTCGCCAACCTATTCCTCAAGAAAATACATTAGTTTGTGTTGGAAGATTATGTGAGCAAAAAGGACAATTATTATTAATTGAAGCAGCCAGTAAATTAGTGGCGCAAGGCTTTAAATTTAAGTTGATTTTAGTCGGAGATGGACCTTTAAGAGAACCCATTGAACAAGCGATCGCTCGTTGGCAATTAAAAGAGACGGTTGAGATTACTGGATGGGCAACTCAAGCAGAAGTTCAACAACATATTTTAGCCTCAAAAGCGATGGTTTTACCGAGTTTTGCCGAAGGACTCCCAGTGGTATTAATGGAAAGTTTAGCCCTTGGTCGTCCTGTTATTAGTACCTATGTTGCAGGGATTCCTGAATTAGTTATTCCTGGTAAGTCAGGATGGTTAGTTCCCGCAGGATCAGTTAATCCTTTAGTTGATGCTATGAAAAAGGTTTTAGAAACACCAATTTCTCAATTAGAGGATATGGGAAAAACTGGAGCTAACTATGTTAAAGAACATCATAATGTTTTGACTGAAGCCCAAAAACTCATGTTATTATTTCAAGAAGCAAAACATTCAAATAAAAGTCCAGTTTGA
- a CDS encoding TIGR01777 family oxidoreductase: protein MKIAITGATGFVGSRLVEKLNNEGHQLLILTRNPNKAQRIYPASAFPNLQIIGYQPTASGEWQKAISGCDGVVNLAGEPIAERWTPEHKKAILESRQLGTRKIVEAIAQAEVKPTVLVNASAIGYYGTSESKIFEENSPPGADFLAQVCQAWETEAKEVKQAGTRLVILRIGIVLGNGGALAKMIPPFKLFAGGPLGNGRQWFSWIHREDLVNLMIQSLKRTEIEGILNATAPNPVRMVKLCESLGEIMHRPSWLPVPDFALEVLLGESSKVVLEGQQVLPNKTQSVGFEYQYPEIKQALEDIVPQM, encoded by the coding sequence ATGAAAATTGCAATCACTGGAGCTACCGGATTTGTTGGCAGTCGCTTAGTTGAAAAATTAAACAACGAAGGACATCAATTATTAATTTTAACCCGTAATCCCAACAAGGCACAGCGAATTTATCCAGCTTCAGCTTTCCCTAATTTACAAATAATTGGTTATCAACCCACCGCATCAGGAGAGTGGCAAAAAGCGATTTCAGGGTGTGATGGAGTGGTGAATTTAGCCGGAGAACCCATTGCAGAACGGTGGACTCCTGAACACAAAAAAGCTATCCTAGAAAGCCGTCAACTAGGAACGCGAAAAATTGTCGAAGCTATTGCTCAAGCTGAAGTTAAACCAACTGTCTTAGTTAACGCTTCAGCCATTGGGTATTATGGCACCAGTGAGAGCAAAATTTTTGAGGAAAATAGCCCCCCAGGAGCGGATTTTTTAGCCCAAGTTTGTCAAGCTTGGGAAACCGAAGCCAAAGAAGTTAAACAAGCGGGAACTCGCCTCGTTATTCTGCGTATTGGCATTGTTTTAGGGAATGGTGGAGCTTTAGCAAAAATGATTCCTCCCTTTAAACTCTTTGCCGGAGGACCATTAGGAAATGGCCGTCAATGGTTTTCTTGGATTCATCGAGAAGACTTAGTTAATTTAATGATTCAATCCCTTAAACGGACAGAGATTGAAGGTATATTGAACGCTACTGCTCCTAACCCTGTACGCATGGTTAAACTCTGTGAAAGCCTAGGGGAAATTATGCACCGTCCCTCTTGGTTGCCTGTGCCTGATTTTGCCTTAGAAGTCTTATTAGGAGAGAGTTCAAAAGTGGTTTTAGAAGGTCAACAAGTCTTACCCAATAAAACCCAATCAGTGGGATTTGAATATCAATATCCTGAGATCAAACAAGCTTTAGAAGATATTGTTCCTCAGATGTAA
- a CDS encoding cytochrome b6-f complex subunit 7: MTAESMMFNGAVLLMVLVLVGLAWGFLLLKIQGGEAE; the protein is encoded by the coding sequence ATGACGGCAGAAAGTATGATGTTTAACGGGGCTGTTTTATTAATGGTTCTGGTTTTAGTTGGTTTAGCTTGGGGCTTTCTTCTCCTTAAAATTCAAGGGGGAGAAGCCGAATAA
- the psb28 gene encoding photosystem II reaction center protein Psb28 yields the protein MTTAMPSIEFFVGISEELSNVSLRRSKETGIRNVLLIFDTLKSLEKFKSFTQQTYGDLRLIDCEGEISVKPSSLKIIWGGDEGDELRQVRCGFEIEQDDHWDRFMRFMNRYAEANGMGYQDTNK from the coding sequence ATGACTACTGCAATGCCTTCGATTGAATTTTTTGTCGGTATTTCTGAAGAACTCAGCAATGTCAGTTTACGTCGGAGTAAAGAAACAGGAATCCGCAATGTTTTACTGATTTTTGATACCTTAAAATCCCTAGAAAAATTCAAAAGTTTCACCCAACAAACCTACGGCGATTTACGGTTAATTGATTGTGAAGGCGAAATTAGCGTTAAACCTTCTTCCCTAAAAATTATTTGGGGAGGAGATGAAGGAGACGAGTTAAGGCAGGTTCGTTGTGGGTTTGAAATCGAACAAGACGACCACTGGGATCGTTTTATGCGTTTTATGAACCGTTATGCAGAAGCTAACGGGATGGGTTATCAAGATACTAACAAATAA
- the pyrE gene encoding orotate phosphoribosyltransferase: MRFFMISDAFSTLNLATADLSTLRSYLLGLLVDHAYQEGNFTLSSGQPSSYYINGKQVTLSAPGALAIGRLFLSMLPQDTQAVAGLTLGADPLVTAVSLVSALENRPISALIIRKEAKGHGTQAYIEGPTLDKGAKVVVLEDVVTTGKSAMLAVERLRAVGYQVNHILALVDRQQGGKGLYESEGLDFQSLFLIEDIKKIYQNRK; this comes from the coding sequence ATGAGGTTTTTTATGATATCTGATGCTTTTTCAACTCTCAACCTGGCTACGGCGGATTTATCCACATTGCGTTCTTATCTTCTAGGGTTATTGGTCGATCATGCCTACCAAGAAGGCAATTTTACCCTTTCCTCTGGACAACCGAGTTCCTACTATATCAATGGAAAACAAGTTACCTTGAGTGCCCCAGGTGCTCTGGCCATTGGTCGCTTATTCCTATCTATGTTACCCCAAGACACCCAAGCCGTTGCGGGGTTAACCCTAGGGGCTGATCCTTTAGTAACTGCTGTCAGTCTCGTATCTGCCCTAGAAAATCGCCCGATTTCGGCTTTAATTATTCGTAAAGAAGCTAAAGGTCATGGAACTCAAGCTTATATTGAAGGACCAACCCTTGACAAAGGCGCAAAAGTTGTTGTTCTAGAAGACGTGGTCACGACAGGAAAATCAGCTATGTTGGCGGTGGAACGGTTGCGGGCTGTCGGTTATCAGGTTAACCACATTCTAGCCCTTGTTGATCGTCAACAAGGGGGAAAAGGGCTTTATGAGTCCGAAGGGCTAGACTTTCAGTCGCTTTTTTTGATTGAAGATATTAAAAAAATATATCAAAACAGAAAATAG
- the lipA gene encoding lipoyl synthase, with translation MNKQTSTQDLTPLPRWLKRSIGKASEISTVQRIIKQRNIHTICEEGRCPNRGECYAQKTATFLLMGPTCTRSCAFCQVDKGHAPMPLDPDEPQKVAESVKLLGLRYVVLTSVARDDLADGGAGWFVKVMESIRQLNPETQIEVLTPDFWGGKEREISQKQRVNTVVEAKPACYNHNIETVRRLQGPVRRGANYQRSLNVLKWVKDLDPSIATKSGLMLGHGETEAEILETLQDLRGVNCDRLTLGQYMRPSLAHLPVQKYWTPEEFEKLGEIARSLGFSQVRSGPLVRSSYHAGEQENEL, from the coding sequence ATGAATAAACAAACTTCAACTCAGGATCTAACCCCCTTACCTCGATGGTTAAAGCGTTCTATCGGTAAAGCAAGTGAAATTTCAACCGTTCAACGTATTATTAAACAACGGAATATTCATACTATTTGTGAAGAAGGTCGCTGTCCTAACCGTGGGGAATGTTATGCTCAAAAAACCGCTACGTTTCTGTTAATGGGTCCAACTTGCACCCGTTCCTGTGCTTTTTGTCAAGTGGATAAAGGTCACGCACCGATGCCATTAGACCCCGATGAACCCCAAAAAGTGGCAGAATCGGTTAAATTGTTAGGATTACGCTATGTCGTATTGACTTCCGTTGCACGGGATGACTTAGCGGATGGGGGTGCAGGGTGGTTTGTTAAGGTGATGGAGTCTATTCGTCAGCTTAACCCTGAAACGCAAATTGAAGTGTTAACCCCTGACTTTTGGGGGGGGAAAGAACGAGAAATTAGTCAAAAACAAAGAGTTAACACCGTTGTTGAGGCAAAACCGGCCTGTTATAACCACAATATTGAAACCGTTAGACGACTTCAAGGACCTGTCAGACGAGGAGCTAATTATCAGCGATCGCTCAATGTCCTAAAATGGGTTAAAGACCTTGATCCTTCTATTGCCACAAAATCAGGGTTAATGTTAGGTCATGGGGAAACAGAAGCGGAAATACTGGAAACGTTGCAAGATTTACGGGGGGTTAACTGCGATCGCTTAACCTTGGGACAATATATGCGTCCTTCCTTAGCTCATCTACCAGTACAAAAATACTGGACTCCTGAAGAGTTTGAAAAATTAGGGGAAATAGCGCGATCGCTAGGATTTTCTCAGGTGCGATCGGGTCCTCTGGTTCGTAGTTCCTATCATGCAGGGGAGCAAGAAAATGAGCTATAA
- a CDS encoding iron uptake porin, with the protein MSRFFKYSLLLGAILVGGLTVSPATANEPLPTTAPVLEKDPGQANLSAAPTADYETTLQQIRSIQELRDVSPVDWSYQALRNLVENYGCIVGYPDRTYRGDRPLSRNEFAAGLNACLEQLERRLVQVQSGNQSRGTSPFPPSTQAIPLERGDTLQTIFNRAFFNETLTFWDSTDLSGQVNGIFGVRYAPGSFFDNQIANDGKTFQTVYRDALNQQTAGPRILTPDLPNPFNTSIQSNPSYLRTTSPEPGEINIRMQQIPIVP; encoded by the coding sequence ATGTCTAGGTTTTTTAAGTACAGTTTATTGCTAGGTGCGATACTGGTGGGAGGGTTAACGGTTTCTCCCGCTACAGCCAATGAACCGCTTCCGACGACTGCACCAGTCCTTGAGAAAGATCCAGGACAGGCTAACTTGTCTGCTGCCCCTACGGCTGATTATGAAACAACTTTGCAACAAATTAGAAGTATTCAAGAATTGCGAGATGTTTCTCCGGTAGATTGGTCTTACCAGGCTTTAAGAAATCTTGTGGAAAATTATGGTTGTATTGTAGGGTATCCTGATCGCACCTACCGAGGCGATCGCCCCTTAAGCCGGAATGAGTTTGCGGCGGGATTAAATGCCTGTCTCGAACAATTAGAACGGCGTTTGGTTCAGGTACAAAGTGGGAATCAATCCCGTGGGACCTCTCCTTTCCCACCTAGTACCCAAGCGATTCCCCTAGAAAGGGGTGATACCCTTCAGACTATCTTTAATCGGGCATTCTTTAACGAAACCTTGACCTTTTGGGATAGTACTGATCTATCGGGACAAGTGAATGGTATTTTTGGAGTTCGCTATGCCCCTGGATCATTTTTTGACAATCAGATTGCCAACGATGGTAAGACCTTTCAAACGGTCTATCGGGATGCTCTCAACCAGCAAACTGCCGGACCAAGAATCCTAACACCAGACTTACCTAATCCCTTTAATACGTCAATCCAAAGCAATCCCTCCTATCTACGGACAACCAGTCCAGAACCGGGAGAAATTAATATCAGAATGCAACAAATTCCGATTGTTCCTTAG
- the ftsH gene encoding ATP-dependent zinc metalloprotease FtsH, whose product MGIKDKFQLLPIPPVGSLLLASAGVVVLASMLWPRSPKIPLKPYSQFLDQVEQDQVSCVRVEPNRIIYQLKSPLDGLGTAEVPLTQPNTSPLEPKSTNPFYSSPNNPTETPDHQVTNRCDLTQLDGVFSTVPLNDPELPKILRQRGILFGAVQPEGNFMMTLLAWVVPPLILVLAMQFLLYRNEDRHSLAFSKSKAKVYVEGEEARITFNDVAGAEEAKTELVEIVEFLKNPERFSKIGARIPKGVLLVGPPGTGKTLLAKAVAGEAGVTFFSISASEFVELFVGTGAARVRDLFEQAKKQAPCIIFIDELDAIGKSRSGGNSLSGSNDEREQTLNQLLTEMDGFNAGDATVIVLAATNRPETLDPALLRPGRFDRQVLVDRPDLAGRLAILEIYVKKIQLGEGVNLKDLATQTPGFAGADLANLVNEAALLAARNQRDYVTQRDFKEAIERVIAGLEKKSRVLSDREKKVVAYHEVGHALIGAVMPGGGKVSKISIVPRGLSALGYTLKMPTEDRFLMSETEFREQIAMLLGGRAAEEIIFGSVTNGASDDLQRATDIAERMVSTYGMSKVLGPLAYDKRQQNNFLGNGGENLRRMVSEETAKAIDEEVKQIVQGGYEQALAILNHNRELLEKISQNLLESEVIEGEELQELLDQVQSPDPSLRPQLSELRG is encoded by the coding sequence ATGGGTATTAAAGATAAATTTCAACTCCTTCCGATCCCTCCTGTGGGAAGTCTTCTGTTAGCCTCAGCAGGAGTCGTCGTCTTAGCCTCCATGTTGTGGCCGCGATCGCCGAAAATTCCCCTAAAACCCTACAGTCAATTCCTTGATCAAGTCGAACAGGATCAGGTATCGTGTGTTCGAGTAGAACCCAATCGCATCATTTATCAGCTTAAAAGTCCCTTAGATGGACTAGGAACCGCCGAAGTCCCCCTTACTCAACCGAATACCTCTCCCTTAGAACCAAAATCTACTAACCCCTTCTATAGTAGTCCTAATAACCCAACGGAAACTCCTGACCATCAAGTCACCAATCGCTGCGATCTCACCCAGTTAGACGGAGTTTTTAGTACAGTTCCCCTCAATGATCCCGAATTACCCAAAATACTGCGACAAAGAGGCATTTTATTCGGTGCAGTACAACCAGAAGGGAACTTTATGATGACCCTGTTAGCTTGGGTTGTTCCTCCCTTAATCTTAGTCCTAGCCATGCAATTTTTGCTCTATCGCAACGAAGATCGCCATTCTTTAGCGTTTAGTAAAAGTAAAGCCAAAGTGTATGTCGAAGGGGAAGAAGCGCGAATTACCTTTAATGATGTCGCTGGTGCAGAAGAAGCCAAGACCGAATTAGTCGAAATTGTCGAATTTCTTAAAAATCCTGAACGGTTCAGTAAAATTGGGGCAAGAATCCCCAAAGGTGTATTATTAGTTGGACCCCCAGGAACAGGGAAAACCCTCTTAGCAAAAGCCGTCGCGGGGGAAGCAGGAGTAACGTTTTTTAGTATTTCCGCTTCCGAATTTGTCGAATTATTCGTCGGGACTGGTGCAGCTAGAGTAAGAGATTTGTTTGAACAAGCCAAAAAACAGGCTCCCTGTATCATTTTTATCGATGAATTGGATGCGATCGGTAAATCCCGCAGTGGAGGGAATAGCCTTAGCGGTAGCAATGACGAACGCGAACAAACCTTAAATCAGCTTCTAACCGAGATGGATGGCTTTAATGCGGGGGATGCCACGGTTATCGTTTTAGCTGCCACCAATCGTCCAGAAACCCTCGATCCTGCCCTATTACGACCAGGGCGGTTTGATCGCCAAGTATTGGTCGATCGCCCCGATTTAGCCGGACGCTTAGCGATTTTAGAGATCTATGTCAAGAAAATTCAGCTAGGGGAAGGGGTCAACCTAAAGGATCTCGCTACCCAAACCCCCGGCTTTGCCGGCGCAGATTTAGCTAATTTGGTCAATGAAGCCGCTTTATTAGCCGCCCGTAATCAACGAGATTATGTCACCCAAAGGGATTTTAAGGAAGCGATCGAGCGTGTGATAGCAGGTTTAGAGAAAAAAAGTCGTGTTTTGAGCGATCGCGAGAAAAAAGTCGTCGCTTATCACGAAGTCGGTCACGCTTTGATCGGTGCAGTAATGCCCGGAGGGGGCAAAGTGTCTAAAATTTCCATTGTTCCCCGTGGCTTATCAGCCTTGGGCTACACTTTGAAAATGCCCACAGAAGACCGTTTTTTGATGAGTGAGACGGAATTTCGGGAGCAAATTGCTATGCTATTAGGGGGACGGGCAGCCGAGGAGATTATCTTTGGCAGTGTGACCAATGGAGCTTCGGATGACTTGCAACGGGCGACGGATATTGCCGAACGCATGGTCAGTACCTACGGCATGAGTAAGGTTTTAGGTCCTTTAGCCTATGATAAACGTCAACAGAACAACTTTTTGGGCAATGGCGGCGAAAATTTACGCCGTATGGTCAGTGAGGAAACGGCTAAGGCGATCGATGAGGAAGTCAAACAAATTGTTCAAGGGGGATATGAACAAGCTTTAGCAATTCTTAATCATAATCGGGAACTTTTGGAAAAAATCAGTCAAAATCTCCTAGAAAGTGAGGTCATTGAAGGGGAAGAATTACAAGAACTACTTGATCAAGTTCAATCTCCTGACCCTTCGTTACGCCCTCAACTATCAGAGCTGAGGGGGTGA
- the pdxA gene encoding 4-hydroxythreonine-4-phosphate dehydrogenase PdxA — protein MKSEVERPAKIPHLAVTMGDPAGIGPEVILKALADPLLVENCRLTVIGTRSLLQDTYQRLHSQGVSLAHPDTLDLVDIPLDTTTKAEIILGRGNAASGKASFAYLQEAINLTLSGEFQGIVTAPIAKSCWKAAGYHYPGQTEVLAQKAGVDKFGMLFVARSPYTGWTLRTLLATTHIPLNQVSATLTSQLMTLKLQLLINCLQQDFAIKNPQIIIAGLNPHSGEEGQIGTEEKDWLFDWLKSQQKQYPTVSLVGLVPPDTMWVKPAQAWYGLDHDNNNIAGDGYLALYHDQGLIPVKLMAFDQAINTTIGLPFIRTSPDHGTAFDIAGKGIAREASMKAAIQLASDLKTYK, from the coding sequence ATGAAGTCAGAAGTTGAAAGACCGGCCAAGATTCCCCATTTAGCCGTAACGATGGGTGATCCGGCGGGAATTGGTCCAGAAGTCATTCTGAAAGCCTTGGCTGATCCCTTATTGGTGGAAAATTGCCGTCTAACCGTTATTGGGACGCGATCGCTTCTCCAAGACACTTACCAGCGTTTGCACAGTCAAGGAGTCTCTTTAGCCCATCCTGATACCCTCGATTTAGTCGATATTCCCCTAGATACCACAACAAAAGCCGAAATTATCCTAGGAAGGGGCAATGCAGCCAGTGGTAAGGCGAGTTTTGCTTACTTACAGGAGGCAATTAATTTAACACTTTCAGGGGAATTTCAGGGTATTGTCACTGCCCCTATTGCTAAGTCTTGCTGGAAGGCAGCAGGTTATCATTACCCTGGACAAACAGAGGTCTTAGCGCAAAAAGCGGGGGTTGATAAGTTTGGGATGTTGTTTGTGGCGCGATCGCCCTATACGGGTTGGACGTTACGGACTCTCTTAGCGACAACCCATATTCCCCTAAATCAAGTTTCAGCTACATTAACCTCGCAATTAATGACCTTAAAGTTGCAATTATTAATTAACTGTTTACAACAAGACTTTGCTATCAAAAATCCCCAGATTATTATTGCGGGTTTAAACCCCCATAGTGGAGAAGAGGGACAGATAGGAACCGAGGAAAAAGATTGGTTATTTGATTGGCTCAAAAGCCAACAAAAACAGTATCCGACTGTTAGTTTAGTGGGTTTAGTTCCTCCTGATACGATGTGGGTTAAACCCGCCCAAGCTTGGTATGGATTAGATCACGATAACAATAATATTGCAGGAGATGGTTATTTAGCATTATATCATGATCAAGGGTTAATTCCCGTTAAATTAATGGCGTTTGATCAAGCGATTAATACCACCATTGGTTTACCGTTTATTCGCACTTCTCCTGATCACGGAACAGCCTTTGATATTGCCGGAAAGGGAATTGCTAGAGAAGCTAGTATGAAAGCTGCTATTCAATTAGCTTCAGATTTAAAAACTTATAAATAA
- a CDS encoding GNAT family N-acetyltransferase, protein MSVKINLRSATRDDLELLRYWDTQPHVIASDPNDDWGWEVELNRTPNWREQLIAEIEGRPIGFIQIIDPAREDSHYWGDVPDNLRAIDIWIGEATDLGKGYGTQMMQQAIARCFADPAVTAILVDPLASNTRAHRFYERLGFQFIEARRFGEDDCSVYCLNRANWE, encoded by the coding sequence ATGAGTGTCAAGATTAACCTACGCTCAGCCACCCGTGATGATTTAGAGTTGTTGCGATACTGGGATACTCAACCTCATGTAATTGCCTCAGATCCTAATGACGACTGGGGTTGGGAAGTAGAACTTAACCGCACCCCTAATTGGCGGGAGCAATTAATCGCTGAAATTGAAGGTCGTCCCATTGGATTTATTCAGATTATTGATCCAGCCCGCGAAGATAGCCACTATTGGGGAGATGTCCCTGACAATCTTCGTGCTATTGATATTTGGATTGGGGAAGCAACCGATTTAGGCAAAGGCTATGGAACTCAAATGATGCAGCAAGCCATCGCCCGATGTTTTGCTGACCCTGCTGTGACAGCGATACTTGTTGACCCCCTTGCCAGCAATACCCGCGCCCACCGTTTTTATGAACGTCTGGGCTTCCAATTTATTGAAGCCCGACGCTTCGGTGAGGATGATTGCTCTGTTTATTGCTTAAACCGAGCCAATTGGGAATAG
- the ruvB gene encoding Holliday junction branch migration DNA helicase RuvB has protein sequence MAIKRSGNSDRPAKNPSSTPGTNAPTLLSPTPTHQEKETSEEKIRPHRLEDYIGQKDLKSILAIAMEAAKTRQDSLDHLLLYGPPGLGKTTISLILASEMGVNCKITAAPALERPRDITGLLINLKPGDILFIDEIHRLNRLTEELLYPAMEDYRLDITIGKGKAARTQSIHLPKFTLIGATTKVGALTSPLRDRFGLIQRLRFYEVDELTLIVLRTAQILDTAVTEEGATEIARRSRGTPRIANRLLRRVRDYMQVKNGTTIDQELASEALDIYQVDKQGLDWIDRLILETMINQFKGGPVGLEAIAASTGEDAKTIEEVYEPYLLQIGFLNRTPRGRVVSAVAYQHLGLTSEEQLSIF, from the coding sequence ATGGCTATTAAACGCTCAGGTAATTCTGATCGCCCAGCTAAAAACCCTTCCTCTACCCCAGGGACTAACGCTCCCACCCTATTGTCACCAACACCCACCCATCAAGAAAAAGAAACCTCAGAGGAAAAGATTCGCCCCCATCGCTTAGAGGATTATATCGGACAGAAAGATCTTAAAAGTATTTTAGCGATCGCCATGGAGGCCGCCAAAACCCGACAAGATTCCCTCGATCACTTGTTGTTGTATGGTCCTCCTGGGTTGGGAAAAACGACAATTTCTTTGATTTTAGCCTCAGAAATGGGGGTTAATTGCAAAATTACGGCGGCTCCTGCCCTAGAACGTCCTAGGGATATTACAGGACTTCTGATTAATCTAAAACCAGGGGATATTCTGTTTATTGACGAAATTCACCGTCTTAATCGCTTAACAGAGGAATTACTTTACCCCGCGATGGAAGATTACCGTCTTGATATTACCATCGGCAAAGGCAAGGCAGCGAGGACTCAAAGTATTCATTTACCGAAATTTACCTTAATTGGGGCAACAACAAAGGTAGGGGCGTTAACCTCACCGTTGCGCGATCGCTTTGGATTGATTCAACGATTACGCTTTTATGAAGTGGACGAATTAACGTTAATTGTGTTACGAACTGCCCAAATTTTAGATACTGCTGTGACGGAAGAAGGCGCAACAGAAATTGCTCGTCGTTCCCGTGGAACTCCCCGTATTGCTAACCGTTTATTGAGAAGAGTTCGGGATTATATGCAGGTGAAAAATGGAACAACCATTGATCAAGAATTAGCCTCCGAAGCGTTGGATATTTATCAGGTAGATAAGCAGGGGTTGGATTGGATTGATCGTCTCATTTTAGAAACTATGATTAATCAGTTTAAAGGGGGTCCCGTGGGGTTAGAAGCGATCGCCGCGTCAACGGGGGAAGATGCCAAAACGATTGAGGAGGTTTATGAACCCTATTTATTACAAATTGGCTTTCTTAATCGCACCCCTAGGGGAAGAGTCGTTAGTGCTGTTGCTTATCAACATTTAGGGTTGACTTCTGAGGAACAATTATCAATTTTTTAA
- a CDS encoding glycosyltransferase, which yields MNNQEKKRIVLISPVRDEEVFMPSIIESITQQTITPVEWLIVDDGSTDKTPEILAEAAKKYPWIHIENKPDRGVRSVGPGVVEAFYYGYERLKTKEYDFIGKLDADLKLPCKYFETLLDFFAKDCYLGAASGKSFLEENDTLIEERSSDEMVAGQINFYRRKCFEDIGGFVRQVHWDGIAYHRARMKGWRTRSIRHPDLNFIHQRLMGSSYKGVFTGRLRWGRGQYFMGTHPLYIFAIGVYRMMEKPFIIGGISIVLGYFQAMLESMPRYDDLDFRKSLHAWQMARLKLGKPLESIPDPQPDLIEG from the coding sequence ATGAATAATCAAGAAAAAAAACGCATTGTGTTAATCTCTCCTGTTAGAGATGAAGAAGTTTTTATGCCATCAATTATTGAATCAATTACCCAACAAACGATTACTCCCGTTGAATGGTTAATTGTCGATGATGGATCAACGGATAAAACGCCAGAAATTTTAGCAGAAGCAGCAAAAAAATATCCTTGGATTCATATCGAAAATAAACCCGATCGCGGGGTTCGTTCTGTGGGTCCTGGTGTGGTAGAAGCTTTTTATTATGGCTATGAAAGATTGAAAACAAAAGAGTATGATTTCATCGGAAAATTAGATGCAGATTTGAAATTACCTTGTAAATATTTTGAGACATTATTAGACTTTTTTGCTAAGGATTGTTATTTGGGAGCAGCGAGTGGTAAATCTTTTTTAGAAGAAAATGATACGCTCATTGAAGAAAGATCATCTGATGAAATGGTAGCAGGACAAATTAACTTTTATCGTCGCAAATGTTTTGAAGATATTGGGGGATTTGTTCGACAAGTTCACTGGGATGGAATTGCTTATCACCGTGCCAGAATGAAAGGGTGGAGAACAAGAAGTATTAGGCATCCTGACCTCAATTTTATTCATCAAAGACTAATGGGTTCGTCTTATAAAGGAGTCTTTACGGGACGACTAAGATGGGGAAGAGGACAATATTTTATGGGGACTCACCCGTTATACATTTTTGCCATTGGTGTTTATCGAATGATGGAAAAACCTTTTATTATTGGAGGTATTTCAATTGTTTTAGGGTACTTCCAAGCTATGTTAGAATCTATGCCAAGATACGATGATCTTGACTTTAGAAAATCACTCCACGCTTGGCAAATGGCTAGACTAAAATTAGGAAAACCCTTAGAATCAATTCCTGATCCTCAACCTGATTTAATAGAAGGATAA